One region of Bacillus pumilus genomic DNA includes:
- a CDS encoding TetR/AcrR family transcriptional regulator: MSVDRRQMILDGATKAFTQFGYKATTMDLVAKLANVGKGTIYTFFKNKEELFDEIFTSLLLEMRKIADEAIDEKNSFSENLHLALFAILEFRKNHQLTIKIFQENAELGTSAVKEMIEKMEQMIIRYIKMKVQEAMDKGDIKPCDPELTAFVMVKLYIALIFDWEKRYEPLTKEEVAESLELYVLKGLSATT; this comes from the coding sequence ATGAGTGTTGATAGGAGACAAATGATTTTAGATGGTGCGACGAAAGCATTTACTCAATTCGGGTATAAAGCGACCACAATGGACCTTGTGGCAAAGCTTGCCAACGTCGGAAAAGGAACCATTTATACATTTTTCAAAAACAAAGAAGAGTTGTTTGATGAAATTTTCACATCCCTTTTACTAGAGATGAGGAAAATTGCGGATGAGGCAATTGATGAGAAGAATAGTTTCTCTGAAAACCTTCACTTAGCACTCTTTGCAATTTTAGAATTTCGAAAAAACCACCAGCTCACAATTAAGATTTTTCAGGAAAATGCAGAGCTTGGCACGTCAGCGGTCAAGGAAATGATCGAAAAAATGGAGCAGATGATCATTCGCTATATCAAAATGAAAGTGCAAGAAGCGATGGATAAAGGCGACATTAAGCCTTGTGATCCTGAATTGACTGCATTTGTGATGGTGAAACTATATATTGCACTGATTTTTGATTGGGAAAAGCGATACGAGCCTTTAACAAAAGAAGAGGTAGCCGAATCGCTGGAGCTTTATGTCTTAAAAGGACTATCTGCAACAACATAA
- the hemE gene encoding uroporphyrinogen decarboxylase, whose protein sequence is MGKTKAFNDTFLKACKGEKTDHVPVWYMRQAGRSQPEYRALKEKYGLFEITHQPELCAYVTRLPVEQYGVDAAILYKDIMTPLPAIGVDVEIKNGIGPVIDSPIRTKADIERLGELHPEEDLPYVLDTIQLLTKEQLNVPLIGFAGAPFTMASYMIEGGPSKNYHKTKALMYSEPETWMLLMNKLADMTITYIRAQVKAGVSAFQIFDSWVGALNAADYRTFIKPVMQRIFTELKSENVPMIMYGVGASHLVKDWHDLPLDVVGLDWRMSVDEARKEGLTKTLQGNLDPTILLSPWEVIEERAKDILDQGMKSDHFIFNLGHGVFPDVSPDTLKKLTDFIHDYSATHKKSSI, encoded by the coding sequence ATGGGAAAAACGAAGGCTTTTAATGACACGTTCTTAAAGGCGTGCAAAGGGGAAAAAACAGACCATGTACCAGTTTGGTATATGAGGCAGGCAGGACGCTCACAGCCTGAATATCGTGCCCTTAAAGAAAAGTACGGGCTATTTGAAATTACGCATCAGCCAGAGCTATGTGCTTATGTAACACGACTTCCTGTAGAACAATATGGTGTAGATGCCGCGATTTTATATAAAGATATTATGACCCCGCTTCCAGCTATTGGAGTGGACGTTGAAATTAAAAATGGCATTGGACCTGTCATTGATTCACCGATTCGGACAAAAGCAGATATCGAACGTCTTGGGGAACTTCATCCTGAAGAAGACCTGCCATATGTGCTTGACACCATTCAGCTTTTAACGAAGGAGCAGCTGAATGTACCGCTCATCGGTTTTGCTGGTGCACCATTTACGATGGCTAGCTATATGATTGAAGGCGGTCCATCTAAAAACTATCATAAAACAAAAGCGCTCATGTACAGTGAGCCTGAGACATGGATGCTGCTCATGAACAAATTAGCTGATATGACGATCACGTACATACGCGCGCAGGTAAAAGCAGGGGTCAGTGCGTTTCAAATCTTCGACTCATGGGTGGGCGCTTTAAATGCAGCGGATTACCGGACATTCATTAAACCTGTCATGCAGCGAATTTTCACAGAGTTGAAGAGTGAAAATGTACCAATGATCATGTACGGAGTTGGTGCAAGCCATCTTGTGAAAGATTGGCATGACCTGCCGCTAGACGTCGTTGGACTTGATTGGCGTATGAGTGTAGACGAAGCGCGAAAAGAAGGGCTCACAAAAACGTTACAAGGAAATCTTGATCCAACGATCTTACTTTCTCCTTGGGAAGTCATTGAAGAAAGAGCAAAAGACATATTAGATCAAGGGATGAAATCAGATCACTTCATCTTTAACCTAGGTCATGGGGTATTTCCAGATGTTTCACCAGATACGTTAAAGAAGCTGACCGATTTTATTCACGACTATTCAGCTACACATAAAAAATCATCCATCTAA
- the hemY gene encoding protoporphyrinogen oxidase, translating to MHDNQKHLVIIGGGITGLAAAFYLEKEVEEKGLPIQISLIEASPRLGGKIQTLYKDGYIIERGPDSFLERKVSGPQLAKDVGLSDQLVNNETGQAYVLVNEKLHPMPKGAVMGIPTQISPFITTGLFSVAGKARAAMDFVLPKSKQTEDQSLGEFFRRRVGDEVVENLIEPLLSGIYAGDIDRLSLMSTFPQFYQTEQQHRSLILGMKKSQQHAKAQQVTAKKQGQFQTINQGLQSLVEAVESKLKLTKVYKGTKVKQIEKTDGGYGVQLDSGQTLFADSAIVTTPHQSIYSMFPKEAGLEYLHDMTSTSVATVALGFKEEDVHNEYDGTGFVISRNSDFSITACTWTNKKWPHTAPKGKTLLRAYVGKAGDESIVEQSDSQIVSIVLEDLKKIMDIKADPELTTVTRWKTSMPQYHVGHQKAISNMRETFKQSYPGVYITGAAFEGVGIPDCIDQGKAAISEALSYLFS from the coding sequence ATGCATGACAATCAAAAACACCTTGTCATCATTGGCGGTGGCATCACTGGTTTAGCCGCCGCCTTCTATTTGGAAAAGGAAGTCGAAGAAAAAGGTCTTCCGATTCAAATATCACTTATTGAAGCGAGCCCTAGGCTAGGTGGAAAAATACAAACATTATATAAAGACGGCTACATCATTGAACGTGGACCTGATTCATTTTTAGAAAGAAAGGTCAGTGGGCCGCAGCTTGCAAAGGATGTCGGTCTGTCCGATCAGCTCGTCAATAATGAAACTGGGCAAGCGTATGTACTGGTCAATGAAAAGCTTCACCCGATGCCAAAAGGTGCTGTTATGGGCATTCCAACTCAAATCAGCCCATTTATTACAACTGGTCTTTTTTCAGTTGCGGGAAAAGCAAGAGCGGCGATGGATTTCGTGTTGCCAAAAAGCAAGCAGACCGAAGATCAGTCGCTTGGTGAATTTTTTAGAAGACGTGTGGGTGATGAGGTCGTTGAGAATTTAATTGAACCGCTTCTATCAGGCATTTATGCAGGGGATATTGACCGCCTGAGCTTAATGTCCACCTTCCCGCAATTTTATCAAACAGAACAGCAGCATCGCAGTTTGATTCTTGGGATGAAAAAATCACAGCAGCATGCGAAAGCGCAGCAGGTGACTGCGAAAAAACAAGGACAGTTCCAAACGATCAATCAAGGGTTGCAGTCGCTTGTGGAAGCAGTAGAAAGTAAGCTCAAGCTGACAAAGGTGTATAAAGGGACAAAAGTAAAACAGATTGAAAAAACGGATGGAGGCTATGGTGTGCAATTAGACAGCGGTCAAACGCTTTTTGCCGATTCAGCCATTGTCACGACGCCGCATCAATCGATTTATTCCATGTTTCCTAAAGAAGCAGGGCTAGAGTATTTGCATGACATGACCTCTACTTCTGTTGCAACAGTAGCACTCGGTTTTAAAGAAGAGGATGTTCATAATGAATATGACGGCACTGGTTTTGTTATCTCAAGAAACAGTGATTTCTCTATTACGGCCTGTACGTGGACAAACAAAAAGTGGCCGCATACCGCTCCGAAAGGAAAAACGCTATTGCGTGCGTATGTCGGAAAAGCTGGTGACGAATCGATTGTCGAGCAGTCAGACAGTCAAATCGTCAGCATCGTGCTAGAAGATTTAAAGAAAATCATGGATATTAAAGCAGATCCAGAATTGACGACAGTGACTCGCTGGAAGACAAGTATGCCGCAATATCACGTCGGTCATCAGAAAGCTATTTCGAACATGCGAGAAACGTTTAAGCAATCATATCCTGGTGTTTATATCACAGGTGCTGCTTTTGAAGGTGTTGGAATCCCTGATTGTATTGATCAAGGAAAAGCCGCCATCTCAGAGGCTTTATCGTACCTATTTTCATAA
- the hemH gene encoding ferrochelatase, translating to MEKKKMGLLVMAYGTPYKEEDIERYYTHIRRGRKPEPEMLQDLKDRYKAIGGISPLSKITEQQAHGLCDHLNDIQDDIEFHVYIGLKHIEPFIEDAVADMHKDGMTEAVSIVLAPHFSTFSVKSYNKRAQDEADKLGNLQITSVESWYDEPKFVDYWVKQVKDTYASMSQEERDSAVLIVSAHSLPEKIIAAGDPYPDQLAQSAKMIAEGAGIEHYEIGWQSEGNTPDPWLGPDVQDLTRDLFEQKGYQTFVYVPVGFVADHLEVLYDNDYECKVVTDEIGAAYYRPEMPNAKPAFIDALATVVLKKLDESK from the coding sequence GTGGAGAAAAAGAAAATGGGGCTTCTTGTCATGGCATATGGCACCCCATATAAAGAAGAAGACATTGAGCGTTATTATACACATATTCGTAGAGGCAGAAAGCCGGAGCCGGAAATGCTGCAAGATTTAAAGGATCGCTACAAGGCAATCGGCGGTATTTCTCCTTTATCAAAAATTACAGAGCAGCAGGCACATGGTTTGTGTGATCACTTGAATGACATTCAAGACGACATTGAATTTCATGTGTACATTGGCTTAAAACATATCGAGCCTTTCATAGAGGATGCAGTTGCTGACATGCACAAGGACGGCATGACAGAAGCTGTGAGTATCGTTTTAGCGCCGCATTTCTCTACCTTTAGTGTGAAATCATATAACAAACGTGCACAAGATGAGGCAGACAAGCTTGGCAATCTACAGATTACGTCTGTTGAAAGCTGGTACGATGAGCCGAAGTTTGTGGACTATTGGGTGAAGCAAGTGAAGGATACGTATGCATCCATGAGTCAAGAGGAAAGAGATTCCGCGGTACTTATTGTGTCTGCACACAGCCTTCCTGAAAAAATTATTGCAGCAGGAGATCCATATCCTGATCAGCTCGCACAATCTGCCAAAATGATTGCAGAAGGTGCGGGAATTGAACACTATGAAATTGGCTGGCAAAGTGAAGGCAATACGCCGGATCCATGGCTTGGACCAGACGTACAAGACTTAACGCGGGACTTATTTGAACAAAAAGGCTATCAAACATTCGTGTATGTGCCTGTTGGTTTTGTCGCTGATCATCTTGAAGTGTTATACGACAACGATTATGAATGTAAAGTCGTCACAGATGAAATTGGTGCAGCCTACTATCGTCCAGAAATGCCAAATGCGAAACCAGCATTTATTGATGCTCTGGCAACAGTCGTATTAAAGAAGCTTGACGAAAGCAAGTAA